CGGCGACGTGCGGCCGCATCTCCGTCGCGCCGAGCGAGCAGTTGACGCCCACCGAGAGCGGGCGCGCGTGCGCGACCGAGCGGTAGAACGCGTCGACGGTCTGGCCCGAGAGCGTGCGGCCGCTCGCGTCGGTGATCGCGACCGAGATCATGATCGGCAGGCGCACGCCGCGCGCCTCGCTCACCTCGTCGATCGCGACCAGCGCGGCCTTCGCGTTGAGCGTGTCGAAGATGGTCTCGACGAGGAGCACGTCCACGCCGCCGTCGAGCAGCCCGTGCACCTGCTCGGCGTAGGCGTCGCGGAGCTCGGCGAACGTGAGCGTGCGGAAGGCGGGGTCGTTGACGTCCGGCGAGAGCGAGAGCGTCTTCGGCGTCGGCCCGATCGCGCCGGCGACGAAGCGCGGCTTGTCGGGCGTGCGCGCCGTCCAGCGCTCCGCCGCCTCGCGCGCGACGCGCGCGGACGCCACGTTGAGCTCGCGCACGAGCGCCTGCGTTCCATAGTCCGCCTGCGCGATCGCGTTCGCGCCGAAGGTGTTGGTCTCGAGGATGTCCGCGCCGGCGGCGAGGAAGCGCTCGTGGATCTCGCCGATCACGTCGGGGCGGGTGAGCGAGAGCAGCTCGTTGTTGCCCTTCAGGTCGCTCGCGTGGTCGCGGAGGCGGTCGCCGCGGAAGTCGGCCTCGCCGAGGCCGAAGCCCTGGATCATCGTGCCCATCGCCCCGTCGAGCACGAGGATCCGCTCGCGGAGCAGGTCGGGCAGGGCCGGGCGGGAAGGCGCTTGGGGCATGGCGGTCTCCGGAAGAGGGCGGCAACGTAGCCGAGCATCACCTTATCTCAATATCCAGATATAGAGATGGGGCCCAGGCCCGGGCCCCGATCGGCCGGCCGTCGGGGCTCCCGGAGTGGCGAGCCGCCCCGACCGGCCGCTCTTCGTGCCTCGAAATGGCTCGTAACGCCCCGGGCGCGAGGCTAAGCTCGGCCGGCCCCCACCCCCGAGCGGCCTTCCGGCGTCGCGCCCCCGCGCGCCGCCGCCCGTCCACCGAGCCTCGAGCCATCGAGAAGTTGGGGTCGATGACCGGCGCAGCGGCACCCGAGAGCGCGGCACGCGAGGCCCACGTCGAGCTCCGCGACGTCCGGGTCTCGTTCGGCTCCCGCGCCGTCATCCAGGGCCTCTCCTGCAGCTTTCCGCGCGGCCGCGTCTCCGTGCTCATGGGCGGGAGCGGCACCGGGAAGAGCACGCTCCTGCGCGTCGTGGCGGGGCTGCTCACGCCTCAGTCGGGCTCGGTGCGCGTCGCCGGCGACGAGATCGTCGGCCTGCGCGAGCGCGAGCTCGCTTCGGTCCGCACGCGCCTCGGCATGTTGTTCCAGAACGGGGCGCTCCTCGACTCGCTCAGCGTCTTCGACAACGTCGCGCTGCCGCTGCGCGAGCGCACGCGACGGAGCGAGGCCGAGATCCGCGACCTCGTGCACGAGCACCTCACCGCGGTCGGTCTCGACGAGGTGGACGACCTGCTGCCGCGCGAGCTCTCGGGCGGGATGCTGAAGCGCGCCGCGCTCGCGCGCGCGATCGTGCTCGACCCCGAGATCCTGCTCTGCGACGAGCCGTTCTCGGGCCTCGACCCGGTGAACGTGCTGCGCATCGAGGCGCTGCTCACGCGGCTCTCCGACGATCTCGGCCTGACCGTGATCATGACGTCGCACCACGTGCCGTCGTCGCGCCGCATGGCGGACCAGATCACGGTGCTCTTCCCCGACTCGGCCGTCACCGGGTCGCCGCGCGAGCTCGCCGCCTCGAGCGACGAGCGCGTCGCGCCCTTCCTCGGCGTGCGCGGCGAGGCCGGCGGCGAGGGGCCGCTCGTGGAGCTCGGCTGACGTGGCGCTCGGAGCGTCGATCCAGCAGCTCGGAGCGGGGAGCACCGCGCGCGTGACGAGCGTCGGGGCGATGACGCGCTTCGCGACGCTCATCGTCGGCGCGTGCCTGCGCCCGCCCGTCCGCATCCGCAAGCTCGTCGACGAGGTCTACGACGTCGGCGTGCTCTCGCTCGCGATCGTGTGCACCTCGGGGCTCGCGGTCGGAATGGTGCTCGGGCTGCAGGGCTACAACGTGCTCGTGCGGTTCGGCGCGGAGAGCTCGCTCGGCGTCGTCGTCGGTCTCACGCTGATCCGCGAGCTCGGGCCCGTCCTGACGGGGCTGCTCGTCGCGGGGCGCGCCGGCTCGGCCGCCACCGCGGAGATCGGCGCCATGGTCGCGACGGAGCAGATGGACGGGCTGCGCATGATGTCCGTCGATCCGATCCACTACGTCGTCATGCCGAAGGCGATCGCGCTGACGCTCGTGATGCCGCTGCTGTCGGCGCTCTTCATCGCGCTCTCGATCTTCGGCGGCTATCTCGTCGGAGTCCAGCTGCTCGGCCTCGACGGCGGCGCCTACCTGTCGAGTCTCGAGAACGGCGTGACGTACCAGGACGACGTCGTGGGCAGCCTGCTCAAGTCGTGGATCTTCGGAATGCTCGTCGGGCTGATCGCCACCTATCGCGGCTTCACCTGCGAGCCGAACTCGGCGGGCGTGAGCCGCGCGACGACGTCGACCGTCGTGACCACGTCGGTCTGCATCCTGCTCTTCGACTACGTGATCACGGCGCTCTGGGGCTTCTAGGCGCGCGGCGCACCGCCGGTGCGCGCGCGGACGCGAGGGGAAGGAAGGGACATGCAGGCTTCACCGGGACGCGACTTCGCGGTCGGGCTGTTCGTGCTCGCCGGGCTCGCCGCCATCGCCTAC
This genomic interval from Myxococcota bacterium contains the following:
- a CDS encoding ATP-binding cassette domain-containing protein encodes the protein MTGAAAPESAAREAHVELRDVRVSFGSRAVIQGLSCSFPRGRVSVLMGGSGTGKSTLLRVVAGLLTPQSGSVRVAGDEIVGLRERELASVRTRLGMLFQNGALLDSLSVFDNVALPLRERTRRSEAEIRDLVHEHLTAVGLDEVDDLLPRELSGGMLKRAALARAIVLDPEILLCDEPFSGLDPVNVLRIEALLTRLSDDLGLTVIMTSHHVPSSRRMADQITVLFPDSAVTGSPRELAASSDERVAPFLGVRGEAGGEGPLVELG
- a CDS encoding MlaE family lipid ABC transporter permease subunit, which translates into the protein MALGASIQQLGAGSTARVTSVGAMTRFATLIVGACLRPPVRIRKLVDEVYDVGVLSLAIVCTSGLAVGMVLGLQGYNVLVRFGAESSLGVVVGLTLIRELGPVLTGLLVAGRAGSAATAEIGAMVATEQMDGLRMMSVDPIHYVVMPKAIALTLVMPLLSALFIALSIFGGYLVGVQLLGLDGGAYLSSLENGVTYQDDVVGSLLKSWIFGMLVGLIATYRGFTCEPNSAGVSRATTSTVVTTSVCILLFDYVITALWGF